In a single window of the Aridibaculum aurantiacum genome:
- a CDS encoding cation-translocating P-type ATPase has protein sequence MDIYHQLSVEEILKKLEVSDKGLTDEEVKQRQQKYGLNKIPEPKGKSLFFIFISQFLNPLIYILIIAAIISIVIGDYVDAIFIACIIGLNAVLGAYQEWRAENSAAALRNMVKVQSRVKRNGDVHNVVADELVPGDIVLLESGHKIPADLRVLEAQDLSVEEALLTGESIAVVKHKDVVEGGNEISLGDRTNMLFAATAVQKGRGTGVVVSTGEHTQIGKIAESLKTTEAEKPPLVNRMDSFSKKISFIILGACVILGAVGYMEGRPVTEIFFMMVALGVAAIPEGLPVAMTVALSIGTRRMAKRNVIVRKLPAVEGLGSCTLIASDKTGTLTMDQQSVKKIYLPSGKSYTVSGQGYNGEGEILDGDAPIQEINEELHRFIQANILSNEGVLRKKGDGEWEHSGDAVDVALRAIAFKAGKDPEYFMEGVEVVKMVPYESEIKYSAVFYKYNNELFFAMKGAMEVVEKKIKADAINEISEHSERLAEEGFRVLAMAGGKVQDTELEKVGELNLLGLIGMMDPLRPEAKEAVEECKNAGIKVMMITGDHPSTALAIAQEMGIAESKEQVATGAELSEYENLSIQEFAEKVKNINVCARVTPLQKQRIVEAMKSLGHFVAVTGDGANDAPALKSAHIGVAMGAGTDLAKEAASIIVTDDNFASIAAGVEEGRFTFDNLRKIIYLLISTGAASFITVALAIFLNIPLPFIAVQLLWLNLVTNGIQDIGLAFEKGDITVMQRPPRKPEETIFDKLMISQVVVSSLWMAAVTFSVWYYLLYTLEMEEVHARTLTVMLMVLMQNFQTLNCRSEIKSAFKVPVKNNYILVIGIILAQIVHICASYIPGLNTALQLDPIALNEWLLLLPTAMSLLVVMELFKWFWRSKYKLSNETVTSEHD, from the coding sequence ATGGATATATATCATCAACTTTCTGTAGAGGAGATTTTAAAAAAACTGGAAGTATCCGATAAGGGTTTAACTGATGAAGAAGTAAAACAAAGGCAGCAGAAATATGGACTGAATAAAATTCCCGAGCCTAAAGGGAAATCGTTGTTCTTCATATTCATCAGCCAGTTTTTAAACCCGCTTATCTACATTCTCATTATTGCAGCTATCATTTCTATTGTAATTGGTGATTATGTAGATGCAATATTTATTGCTTGTATTATTGGTTTGAATGCGGTGCTAGGGGCATACCAGGAGTGGCGTGCTGAGAATAGTGCAGCTGCCTTGCGCAACATGGTAAAGGTACAGTCGCGGGTAAAGAGAAACGGTGATGTGCATAATGTGGTTGCGGACGAGTTGGTTCCGGGTGATATAGTGCTCCTTGAATCTGGTCATAAAATTCCAGCAGATCTGCGGGTGTTAGAAGCCCAAGACCTGAGTGTAGAGGAAGCATTACTTACAGGAGAATCTATTGCAGTTGTAAAACATAAAGATGTAGTAGAAGGCGGTAATGAGATATCCCTTGGTGATCGAACCAACATGCTATTTGCTGCTACCGCAGTTCAAAAAGGTAGGGGCACTGGCGTAGTAGTATCAACAGGTGAACACACGCAGATAGGAAAGATAGCTGAGTCGCTTAAAACAACAGAAGCTGAGAAGCCGCCACTGGTTAATCGAATGGATTCCTTTTCTAAAAAGATCAGCTTTATAATACTGGGGGCATGTGTAATACTGGGTGCCGTTGGATATATGGAAGGACGCCCTGTAACAGAGATATTCTTCATGATGGTGGCTTTGGGTGTTGCTGCCATTCCTGAAGGTTTGCCTGTTGCCATGACCGTTGCTTTATCAATCGGTACGCGCCGCATGGCTAAACGAAACGTAATTGTCCGTAAATTACCTGCTGTTGAAGGATTGGGAAGTTGTACCCTTATTGCCTCTGATAAAACGGGTACACTTACTATGGACCAGCAATCGGTCAAAAAGATCTACCTGCCTTCAGGAAAATCGTACACCGTTAGCGGCCAGGGTTATAATGGTGAAGGTGAGATACTGGATGGTGATGCTCCTATTCAAGAGATAAATGAAGAGCTACATCGTTTTATACAAGCCAACATACTTTCTAATGAAGGTGTACTGCGTAAAAAAGGAGATGGTGAATGGGAGCATTCAGGTGATGCGGTGGATGTAGCATTGCGTGCCATTGCTTTCAAAGCAGGAAAAGATCCGGAATACTTCATGGAAGGGGTAGAGGTGGTAAAGATGGTACCTTATGAATCGGAGATTAAGTATAGTGCTGTATTTTATAAATACAACAACGAGCTTTTCTTCGCCATGAAAGGAGCCATGGAAGTTGTAGAAAAGAAAATAAAAGCAGATGCCATTAATGAAATTTCAGAACATTCCGAACGACTGGCTGAAGAAGGATTTAGGGTATTGGCAATGGCTGGTGGTAAAGTACAGGATACTGAGCTGGAGAAAGTAGGGGAGCTAAACTTGCTGGGACTGATTGGGATGATGGACCCCTTAAGGCCTGAGGCTAAGGAAGCGGTAGAAGAATGTAAAAACGCAGGTATCAAGGTAATGATGATCACAGGAGATCATCCGTCTACTGCACTTGCTATAGCACAGGAAATGGGTATTGCAGAATCCAAAGAGCAGGTAGCCACAGGCGCCGAACTTTCAGAATATGAAAACCTGTCTATACAGGAGTTTGCAGAAAAGGTAAAGAATATAAATGTTTGTGCGCGGGTGACACCATTGCAGAAGCAACGCATTGTAGAAGCAATGAAATCGCTAGGGCATTTTGTGGCAGTTACGGGAGATGGAGCCAATGATGCCCCGGCGCTTAAATCCGCACATATAGGTGTAGCCATGGGTGCAGGTACCGACCTTGCCAAAGAAGCCGCTTCCATCATTGTTACTGATGATAATTTTGCTTCCATAGCCGCTGGTGTAGAGGAGGGTAGGTTCACTTTTGATAATCTTCGTAAGATTATTTATTTATTAATATCTACTGGTGCTGCGTCATTTATCACTGTTGCACTTGCTATTTTCCTCAACATACCACTGCCTTTTATAGCCGTGCAACTGTTGTGGTTAAACCTTGTCACCAATGGTATACAGGACATAGGTCTGGCATTCGAAAAAGGTGATATCACAGTTATGCAACGTCCTCCGCGTAAACCTGAGGAGACTATCTTTGACAAACTGATGATAAGCCAGGTAGTGGTTTCTTCTCTGTGGATGGCTGCTGTTACTTTTAGCGTGTGGTATTACCTGCTGTATACTTTAGAGATGGAAGAGGTGCATGCACGGACACTAACAGTAATGTTGATGGTATTGATGCAAAACTTCCAGACCTTGAACTGTAGGTCTGAGATCAAGTCAGCATTTAAAGTGCCGGTGAAAAACAACTACATCCTGGTAATCGGAATTATATTGGCGCAGATCGTTCATATCTGTGCATCGTACATTCCAGGTTTGAATACAGCACTTCAACTGGATCCTATTGCGCTTAATGAGTGGTTGCTGCTACTACCAACAGCAATGAGCTTGTTAGTGGTTATGGAATTGTTCAAATGGTTTTGGAGGAGTAAATACAAACTGTCTAATGAGACAGTAACAAGTGAGCATGATTAA
- a CDS encoding BlaI/MecI/CopY family transcriptional regulator: protein MSNKQVKPTEGELEILQVLWEKGKATVREVHETIIQTKEAGYTTTLKLMQIMFEKGLVKRDDSSKTHIYQPNVSKEKTQNQFVGKMINTLFGGSSSQLVMQALGNQTPSKEELDEIQQLLDNLKNQ, encoded by the coding sequence ATGAGCAATAAACAAGTAAAACCTACCGAAGGTGAGTTAGAAATTTTGCAGGTATTATGGGAAAAAGGCAAGGCAACTGTGAGAGAGGTGCATGAAACCATCATCCAAACAAAAGAGGCCGGTTATACCACCACGCTCAAGCTGATGCAGATCATGTTTGAAAAAGGATTGGTGAAACGCGATGATTCCAGCAAGACACATATTTACCAGCCTAATGTAAGCAAGGAAAAGACACAGAACCAGTTTGTAGGCAAAATGATCAATACGCTCTTTGGCGGATCATCTTCTCAATTAGTGATGCAGGCGCTGGGTAACCAAACACCCAGCAAAGAGGAACTTGATGAAATTCAACAATTACTCGACAATCTGAAAAATCAGTAA
- a CDS encoding catalase: MIQEENQNQPGNGQTSSNGKEQDTTLTTRQGHPVTDNQNIRTVGNRGPATMENYHFLEKMSHFDRERIPERVVHARGAGAHGVFEAYGTVGGEPASKYTRAKLFQEKGKQTPVFVRFSSVIHGGHSPETLRDPRGFATKFYTEDGNWDLVGNNLKVFFIRDAMKFPDLVHAFKPDPVTNIQDGERIFDFISNTPEAMHMITFLFSPYGIPANYRQMQGSGVNTYKWVNAEGEAVLVKYHWEPVQGIKNLTQEQAQEIQGKNFNHATQDLYEAIERGDHPKWELLVQIMSDDEHPELDFDPLDDTKLWPEDQFPWLPVGMMTLNRNPVNYFAEVEQSAFGTGVLVDGLDFSDDKMLQGRTFSYSDTQRYRVGPNYLQLPINSPRRPVATNQRDGQMAYHQDIAPGTNPHVNYEPSTLGGLKEAPKPGKDYTPQYNAKLVRQKIDRQNNFKQAGERYRMFEDWERDDLINNLVNTLAPAAKHIQDKMVELFTQCDEDYGRRVREGLAKASSEMSKGPIGSTQSAEAVKQAEEQSTESKPY, translated from the coding sequence ATGATACAAGAAGAAAATCAAAACCAGCCTGGCAATGGCCAAACTTCCAGTAATGGAAAAGAACAGGACACCACACTTACCACCCGCCAGGGACATCCTGTTACCGACAACCAGAACATCAGAACAGTGGGCAACCGCGGTCCTGCAACCATGGAGAACTACCACTTCCTGGAGAAAATGAGTCATTTTGATAGAGAGCGAATTCCAGAGAGAGTGGTGCATGCACGCGGTGCCGGCGCACATGGCGTGTTCGAAGCTTACGGTACCGTAGGTGGCGAACCTGCATCAAAATATACACGTGCTAAACTGTTCCAGGAGAAAGGCAAGCAGACACCTGTTTTCGTACGTTTCTCATCTGTAATTCATGGTGGACATTCACCTGAAACGCTACGCGATCCACGTGGTTTTGCAACTAAGTTTTATACAGAAGATGGCAACTGGGATCTTGTTGGTAACAACCTAAAGGTTTTCTTTATACGTGATGCAATGAAGTTTCCTGACCTGGTGCATGCATTTAAGCCAGACCCTGTTACTAATATACAAGATGGTGAAAGGATCTTCGACTTTATCAGCAATACACCTGAGGCTATGCACATGATCACTTTCTTATTTTCACCTTATGGCATTCCTGCTAACTACAGGCAAATGCAAGGTTCGGGTGTAAATACATACAAATGGGTAAATGCAGAAGGTGAAGCTGTTTTAGTGAAATACCATTGGGAGCCCGTGCAAGGAATAAAAAACCTGACACAGGAACAGGCGCAGGAGATACAGGGAAAAAATTTCAACCACGCTACACAAGATCTGTATGAAGCGATAGAACGTGGCGATCATCCGAAATGGGAGCTGCTGGTGCAGATCATGAGCGATGATGAACATCCTGAACTGGATTTTGATCCTTTGGATGACACTAAGCTTTGGCCTGAGGACCAGTTTCCATGGCTGCCGGTAGGTATGATGACGTTGAACCGAAATCCTGTAAATTATTTTGCCGAAGTAGAACAATCTGCTTTTGGTACAGGTGTATTGGTTGATGGACTTGATTTTTCGGATGATAAGATGTTGCAGGGACGCACATTCTCGTACAGCGATACACAGCGTTATCGTGTAGGTCCAAATTATTTACAACTACCTATCAATTCGCCACGTAGGCCTGTAGCTACCAACCAGCGTGATGGCCAGATGGCTTACCACCAGGACATTGCACCGGGGACCAATCCACATGTGAATTATGAACCTTCCACACTTGGTGGTTTAAAAGAAGCACCTAAACCAGGTAAGGATTATACGCCGCAGTACAATGCCAAACTGGTAAGGCAAAAGATAGATCGCCAGAACAACTTTAAGCAGGCAGGCGAACGTTACCGCATGTTTGAAGATTGGGAAAGAGATGACCTGATCAACAACCTGGTGAATACACTGGCGCCAGCTGCTAAACATATACAAGATAAAATGGTGGAGCTGTTTACGCAGTGCGATGAGGATTACGGTCGCCGTGTAAGAGAAGGATTGGCTAAAGCTAGTTCTGAAATGAGTAAAGGTCCTATTGGCAGCACTCAATCAGCCGAAGCAGTGAAGCAGGCAGAAGAACAGTCAACAGAATCGAAGCCATATTAA
- a CDS encoding M56 family metallopeptidase → MIQVTQSPFLQALGHAIINSLWQFALLWLLYIIITGISRMKSHGRFVTAMLFQFSGFAWFLFTFIFYYQQCLQYPSMAILPGHLHDAVASTTNLRQQLFLFMVKAELVLPYLSIAYLSLLLFLSVKWVQAYRYTNRIKTTGLQKIDVDWRLFVQKVAEQMGIKKTVKVYLSTLVSSPLTIGFLKPVILIPLASINHLSPQQMEAVLLHEIAHIKRMDYLLNILLSIVEAILFFNPFMQLISKQIKRERENCCDDWVLQYEYNAATYAKALLKLATCHTNTPAFAMHAIDEKRVLLNRVKRMIEKNEKIFNYRHQLLALLLMTGILSSIAWLSPDKGTGGSIASSSTPTTAEIAKPFVAKVSNPLFNPMFFLASTYEQPLQLAVAPQPQEKKKQKALKVMPELIARNKVEKDQDIEPPLVINAGLTAKRIINTPSRVYVDTTFRSEMRRFLAAAFWKELEKTEREMKQAQLIMAKLQQDKVEQLQLAVLNDVEEGLEVVKRTKAELLELSTKLKPGKEQEEIKQQLRSFAVHSINMKKIADEWNKELRQVNKDLLLAKTEFEKQVLLNNNYVVLTSADASEVRGMSKMNVRPAVAAEGCSARSAHVYQKAKLEKEQEVKDETPTPPQSTGPERIIINRKGKVIKIINI, encoded by the coding sequence ATGATACAGGTCACCCAGTCTCCGTTTTTGCAGGCTTTGGGACACGCCATTATTAACAGCTTATGGCAATTTGCCCTCCTCTGGCTTTTGTACATCATCATAACCGGCATTAGCCGAATGAAATCGCATGGCAGGTTTGTAACTGCCATGCTTTTCCAGTTTAGTGGGTTCGCCTGGTTCCTGTTTACATTCATATTTTATTACCAGCAGTGCCTGCAGTACCCTTCTATGGCCATTTTGCCCGGCCATTTGCATGATGCAGTTGCATCCACTACCAACCTACGGCAGCAGTTGTTCCTGTTCATGGTGAAGGCAGAGCTTGTTCTTCCTTACCTATCGATTGCCTACCTATCACTGCTTTTATTTTTGTCGGTAAAATGGGTGCAGGCGTACAGGTACACCAACAGGATAAAAACAACAGGCCTTCAAAAAATAGATGTAGACTGGAGGCTGTTTGTACAGAAAGTGGCTGAGCAGATGGGCATTAAGAAGACTGTGAAGGTTTATCTTTCTACTCTTGTTTCCTCGCCACTTACCATCGGGTTTCTAAAGCCGGTGATCTTAATTCCTCTTGCCAGCATTAATCATCTTTCGCCTCAGCAAATGGAGGCTGTTCTGCTTCATGAGATTGCACACATAAAGCGGATGGATTACCTGCTGAACATACTGTTGTCAATTGTTGAAGCCATTCTTTTCTTTAACCCATTCATGCAGCTGATAAGCAAGCAGATAAAACGCGAAAGGGAAAATTGCTGCGACGACTGGGTACTGCAGTACGAGTACAATGCAGCCACATACGCCAAAGCGCTTCTGAAATTAGCAACCTGTCATACAAATACCCCTGCATTTGCCATGCACGCTATAGATGAAAAGCGAGTACTGCTGAACCGTGTAAAGCGTATGATAGAAAAGAACGAAAAAATTTTTAATTACCGCCACCAGTTGCTGGCGTTATTGCTCATGACAGGTATCCTCAGTTCCATAGCATGGCTTTCGCCTGACAAAGGAACAGGAGGCTCAATTGCCAGTTCATCCACTCCAACTACAGCTGAAATAGCTAAACCATTTGTAGCGAAAGTCTCCAATCCTTTGTTCAATCCTATGTTTTTCCTGGCTTCCACTTACGAACAACCGTTACAGTTAGCAGTTGCACCGCAACCTCAAGAGAAGAAAAAACAAAAAGCACTTAAAGTGATGCCTGAGCTGATTGCTCGTAATAAAGTTGAAAAAGACCAGGATATAGAACCACCGTTAGTAATAAATGCAGGTTTAACTGCAAAAAGGATCATCAATACTCCCAGCCGAGTTTATGTAGATACTACTTTTCGTAGCGAAATGAGACGCTTTTTGGCCGCTGCCTTTTGGAAAGAGCTGGAGAAAACAGAAAGGGAAATGAAGCAGGCTCAACTGATCATGGCAAAGCTGCAACAGGATAAAGTAGAGCAACTGCAACTTGCTGTACTAAATGATGTAGAAGAAGGATTGGAAGTAGTAAAACGAACCAAAGCAGAGTTACTTGAACTGTCGACAAAACTGAAACCCGGAAAGGAACAGGAAGAGATAAAACAACAGCTACGATCATTTGCAGTTCATTCTATAAACATGAAGAAGATAGCAGATGAATGGAATAAGGAACTTCGGCAGGTAAATAAGGACCTGCTGCTTGCCAAGACTGAATTTGAGAAACAGGTTCTGCTAAATAATAATTATGTAGTGCTTACTTCAGCTGATGCTTCAGAGGTCAGAGGTATGAGCAAAATGAACGTACGACCTGCCGTTGCTGCCGAAGGTTGTAGTGCACGTAGCGCTCATGTTTACCAGAAAGCAAAGTTGGAAAAAGAGCAGGAAGTGAAGGATGAAACTCCTACTCCACCTCAATCTACAGGTCCTGAAAGAATCATCATTAACCGCAAAGGCAAAGTGATAAAGATCATCAATATATAA
- a CDS encoding DUF2231 domain-containing protein: protein MRSKANIKSHPIHPILVVFPIAFFAGTFLFDLLSILLGKTAMLQTAFYLNIAGLGGGLLAAVPGLIDYLHTVPPNSSAKDRATKHALTNITMMIVFGIALLYRQLPDMSQYLLLVIDLVGVVLLTAAGWMGGTLVYRNQVGVDVRYAGAGKWTELKIENEKGKVAVANEDGLKPNQMKLLHVNGKRVVLARTEEGYVAFDDRCPHKGGSLAGGSLMCGTVQCPWHGSQFSVKSGAVTAGPSEEGITTFPVGVEAGKVMLDIDQVMMKLVNEKVKDKLD from the coding sequence ATGCGGAGTAAGGCAAACATCAAATCTCATCCTATTCATCCGATACTGGTTGTTTTTCCTATTGCATTTTTTGCAGGCACTTTCTTATTCGACTTGCTTTCTATTTTGCTTGGCAAAACGGCAATGTTGCAGACTGCTTTTTATTTAAATATTGCAGGACTTGGTGGCGGTTTGCTTGCTGCAGTTCCTGGATTGATCGATTATTTACATACTGTTCCACCTAATAGTTCAGCTAAAGACCGCGCTACCAAACATGCTCTTACCAATATCACCATGATGATTGTGTTTGGGATTGCACTGCTATACCGGCAGTTGCCGGACATGTCACAGTACCTGCTGCTGGTAATTGATCTTGTGGGCGTTGTTTTACTTACGGCTGCTGGTTGGATGGGCGGTACACTTGTGTACAGGAACCAGGTTGGGGTAGATGTTCGGTATGCCGGAGCAGGTAAATGGACGGAACTGAAAATTGAAAATGAGAAAGGAAAAGTAGCTGTAGCAAATGAAGATGGACTGAAGCCCAACCAAATGAAACTGCTTCATGTAAATGGTAAACGGGTGGTGCTGGCACGGACGGAGGAAGGTTATGTCGCCTTTGATGATCGCTGCCCACACAAGGGAGGTTCATTAGCCGGTGGAAGTTTGATGTGCGGAACCGTTCAATGTCCGTGGCATGGCTCACAGTTCAGTGTGAAATCTGGTGCAGTTACAGCAGGACCATCTGAAGAAGGCATAACTACTTTTCCTGTAGGAGTAGAAGCAGGAAAAGTGATGCTGGATATAGACCAGGTAATGATGAAGCTGGTTAATGAAAAAGTGAAAGACAAGCTGGATTGA
- a CDS encoding DEAD/DEAH box helicase, whose translation MKMPVLKEEKKVVLLLSPQRIMTDYRVLNSLHIIKSAKGVEYTMDELDSGELKKFFSNLGKECNQNLLQFSPMSLDYAKQNIKQKVNNQKAGIDKDQVIRSAMTRHLFQLFQALKPFAELSKWYHRTTEDGQKYKTSPCVFNKYKPVLSFDVVKDSGVLELRAFVELNACIYPLSSFNRYQFLLESSNEYFLLSYKDYQTLEWLDGVQWNQFASDVTAFSQNILSRLELDYSVNRNDHFIKKALETVPVKRVLLSELNNSFLMLTPQYLYDGFVVDGPYKEMYETVVEGEEYVIKRDKQLEEEFHQMLASLHPNFSKQRNGYYYLSFADAQKKQWFLKTFHKLLDLNIELAGMDLLHHFRYSSFKPETKMVVKKEEGNMATLQVSVAFGKEEIPLNVLQKMLLSGQKAVMLKDGTLGILGDEWLQQYAAIIKHGKVQKNEVEVAKFLALSSEQKEGEEQVLQPLIKQGWWQKWQQWQRTDEKVYEVPASVKASLRPYQQKGFEWLTLLAEAGAGGCLADDMGLGKTLQTICFLAHHIHHHPNSENIIVCPSSLIYNWQQELQKFTPGISSVVFHGAGRSNDLLEQNHQVIITSYGTLRADSDLFLKKVYGVAVIDESHNIKNPSAQITTMVNALDAVTRIALSGTPVVNNTFDLYAQLNFSLPGMFGSREFFKREYADAIDRYHDEEKIQALQKLTAPFILRRTKEQVAKDLPEKSEMILWCKMHQRQQEVYNEIKDQIKSNIFLNIKNEGLNKSKLAVLQGMMKLRQVCNSPLLLPQEEQQDCKESIKTEVLMRELKNIIGSHKALVFSQFSTMLDLLAKEADKEGISYYHFDGQTPPAKRAEMVKAFQEEGNSTNLFLISLKAGNSGLTLTAADYVFLFDPWWNTAVEQQAIDRTHRIGQTKNVFAYKIICKDTIEEKIVQLQQRKKKLAEELVGEDDGFIKALSEEDIAYLFS comes from the coding sequence ATGAAGATGCCGGTATTGAAAGAAGAGAAAAAGGTAGTGTTATTGTTGTCGCCGCAGCGGATCATGACGGATTATAGGGTGCTAAATTCTTTGCATATCATCAAATCTGCGAAAGGCGTGGAGTATACCATGGATGAGTTGGATAGTGGCGAACTCAAGAAGTTTTTTAGTAACCTTGGCAAAGAGTGCAACCAGAACCTATTGCAGTTTTCGCCAATGAGCCTGGATTACGCGAAGCAGAATATAAAGCAAAAGGTAAACAATCAAAAAGCCGGCATAGATAAGGACCAAGTGATCCGCAGCGCCATGACGCGGCATTTATTCCAGCTTTTCCAGGCGCTGAAGCCTTTTGCGGAATTGAGTAAATGGTATCATCGAACTACTGAAGATGGGCAGAAATACAAAACTTCACCTTGTGTTTTCAATAAGTACAAACCTGTACTGTCATTTGATGTAGTAAAGGATAGCGGCGTCCTGGAGCTTCGTGCATTTGTAGAGTTAAATGCATGTATTTACCCACTTTCTTCCTTCAACCGTTACCAGTTTTTGCTTGAAAGCAGTAATGAATACTTTCTTCTGTCGTATAAGGATTACCAGACATTGGAATGGCTGGATGGCGTGCAATGGAACCAATTTGCCTCTGATGTAACGGCTTTCTCACAGAATATTCTCAGCCGACTTGAGTTGGATTATAGTGTCAACCGTAATGATCATTTCATAAAAAAAGCATTAGAAACAGTACCTGTAAAACGGGTGCTGCTAAGTGAGCTGAATAACTCATTCCTGATGCTTACGCCACAATACTTGTACGATGGTTTTGTGGTAGATGGACCTTATAAAGAAATGTATGAAACGGTAGTAGAAGGAGAGGAGTACGTGATAAAACGTGACAAGCAACTGGAAGAGGAATTTCACCAGATGCTTGCCTCGTTGCATCCTAACTTCAGCAAGCAGCGGAATGGCTACTATTATCTTTCTTTTGCCGATGCTCAAAAGAAGCAGTGGTTTCTAAAAACTTTTCATAAGCTCCTGGACCTGAACATCGAGCTCGCAGGAATGGATCTGCTTCATCATTTCAGGTATTCTTCTTTTAAACCAGAAACAAAAATGGTGGTTAAAAAGGAAGAAGGAAATATGGCAACGCTGCAGGTAAGTGTGGCTTTTGGAAAAGAAGAAATACCGCTGAACGTACTACAGAAGATGCTGCTAAGTGGTCAGAAAGCAGTGATGCTGAAAGATGGAACACTTGGCATCTTGGGCGATGAATGGCTACAGCAATATGCTGCCATTATAAAGCATGGTAAAGTGCAAAAGAACGAGGTTGAAGTTGCAAAATTCCTTGCACTGAGTAGCGAACAAAAAGAAGGCGAGGAGCAGGTACTTCAGCCGCTGATAAAACAAGGTTGGTGGCAAAAATGGCAGCAATGGCAGCGAACTGATGAAAAGGTGTACGAAGTTCCGGCGTCTGTAAAAGCCAGCCTTCGTCCTTACCAGCAGAAGGGGTTTGAGTGGCTTACCTTATTAGCCGAAGCAGGTGCAGGAGGTTGTCTGGCTGATGATATGGGACTGGGTAAAACGCTTCAAACCATATGTTTTCTTGCACATCATATTCACCACCACCCTAATTCAGAAAATATCATTGTTTGTCCTTCTTCGCTTATTTATAATTGGCAACAGGAACTACAAAAATTCACACCTGGTATTTCATCGGTTGTATTTCATGGTGCTGGCAGAAGCAATGATTTGCTTGAGCAAAATCACCAGGTGATCATTACCAGCTATGGCACATTGCGGGCAGACTCAGATCTATTCTTAAAGAAGGTGTATGGTGTAGCTGTGATAGACGAGAGCCACAACATCAAAAATCCTTCGGCACAGATAACTACTATGGTAAATGCGCTGGATGCAGTGACACGCATTGCACTCAGTGGTACACCAGTTGTGAACAATACGTTTGATCTGTATGCTCAACTGAATTTCTCTTTGCCGGGAATGTTTGGCAGCCGCGAATTCTTTAAAAGAGAATATGCTGATGCCATAGATCGCTATCACGATGAAGAGAAGATTCAGGCGTTGCAAAAACTAACTGCACCTTTCATTTTACGACGTACAAAAGAGCAGGTAGCTAAAGACCTTCCAGAGAAAAGCGAGATGATCCTTTGGTGCAAAATGCACCAGCGCCAGCAGGAGGTCTATAACGAAATAAAAGACCAGATAAAGAGCAACATCTTCCTGAACATTAAGAACGAAGGCTTGAACAAAAGCAAGCTTGCGGTTTTGCAGGGAATGATGAAACTAAGGCAGGTATGCAATTCACCGCTGCTATTACCGCAGGAAGAACAGCAGGATTGCAAGGAATCCATCAAAACAGAAGTGCTGATGCGGGAACTGAAGAATATCATTGGCAGCCACAAGGCGCTGGTGTTTTCGCAGTTCAGCACCATGCTCGACTTATTGGCTAAAGAAGCCGATAAAGAAGGTATTTCTTATTATCATTTTGATGGGCAAACACCACCGGCCAAACGTGCTGAAATGGTGAAGGCTTTCCAGGAGGAAGGTAACAGCACCAATCTTTTCCTCATTAGTTTAAAAGCAGGTAACAGTGGTCTTACACTTACTGCTGCTGATTATGTTTTTCTTTTCGATCCATGGTGGAATACAGCTGTAGAACAGCAGGCGATTGACCGAACCCATCGCATTGGTCAAACTAAGAATGTATTTGCATACAAGATCATTTGCAAAGACACGATTGAGGAGAAGATCGTACAGCTGCAGCAGCGAAAAAAGAAGCTGGCAGAAGAACTGGTAGGAGAGGATGATGGCTTCATTAAAGCATTGTCGGAAGAAGATATTGCATACCTCTTTAGTTAA